The DNA window GCGCGTCCACGTCGTCCACGTCACCTGCCCCGACTGATCCCCTGCCCTCCAGCACCTCGCCGCTTCACGGTGCGCTGGGTGCGAGGGCTTCGTGCTTCGTGACATTGGTGGAGAGAAGACGTGCTATCGCGTGAGGCGGAGCTGCGATGAGGGCGCCAAGGGGAAAACGCGGCGTGGTCGTTGCGTCCGGGGATGATGTCCTGCTCGAGGAGTACGCATGAAGCACCGGGTTCTGTCTTTGATCGCGCTCGTGACGGCTGCGCTGGGGGCCGGGCTCGGTGTGGCCTGCTCGGGGGGAGATGAAGGGACGGGGTCGGGCGAGACCCCTGACCCGAGCTCGGGCGGCGGTGGGACGGGGGGGAGCGGAGGAGAGGGGCCCGTCGCCAAGGAATGCACGGTGAGCGATGCGCTCATCCCGGAGACGACGGACTTCTGGGAGCGGGTGCAGATCGCGGTCGGCGCGACAGGGGAGGGCTCGGTGCTGTACTCGACCAACGGGACGAGCACGGGGGCTCACGTCTACGGCGTGCACTACGTCCCCCTCGGGGCCGGAGCGAGACCGCAAGGAGAAACCGCAGCGCAGAAGTCGGGGTCGCTGATGCACGACGTCTTCCGGCTCGACGATGGCTCGCTGCGCCTGGCGACGGCCAGCTCCAGCAACCCGGGCGTGCAGCTTCACTGGCTCTCACCGATGGGCGCGTGGCAGCGAACGGAGACGCTCCAGACGTCGAACAGCGACTACATGCCCACCGTGCTTCACCACGGCGACGTGACCTACCTGGCGTGGATCCGCAGGAGCCACAGCCCCCAGGACGAAGAAGCATCCCTCTGGATCGCCGGGTACACGTCGCAAGGGGAGGCCTTCCCCCCCACCAAGCTCCTCGGTGATCTCACGGAGATGTCCGTGAACTGGGTGAGCACGCCGACGAGCGCCCACCTCGTGTGGAGCGGCGTGGGTGGAGAAGGCGAGGTGCTGCGCTGGGCCTCCGTCTCCCCCGACGGCGCGCTCGGTCCGACGGTGACCGCCAGCGAGCACGCGCCAGGCCACACCGTCGTCCTCCAGGGCGACGAGCTTGCCGTGGGCTACACGACCATGACCGAGGCGCCCCCCTCGATCGCGAGCCGGATCGTGCTCGTGAGCTTCGACTTCGCCACCGGTGCCACCCGCGCGCGGTACACCAGCGCCACCGATGACCAGCGGGCCCCCGCCCTCGCCACCCGTGACGGCAAGTACGCCCTCGCCTTCATCAGCGCCGCAAGCTCGCTGGGCGGCGTGCATTACCTCCAGCTCTCCCGGAGCTTCGAGGTCGAGCGGCAGGTCGTCGTTCGCCCCACGGGCATCGGCGCCAGCGCGATCTTCTACAATCACGCCGTCGATCTCGCCGTGCACGGCACCTCGACCTACCTCGCCTACGGGGATGACAACCGACAGATCCACGTCGCCCACGTCGACTGCTCCGATTGATCCCCTCCCCTGCGCACGCACGCTCCGCCGCGACCTCTCTCACCATCCCTGCACCATCCCCACGCAAACCCAACCCCCACCCTGGACGCCCTCGACCCCCACCCACCCAGCGCCAGCGAGGGCATGTCGACGCGAGGCGCCGGCGGGCGCGCCAGAGCACCGAACCGCGCGCCATCCTGCCCACCGCCGGCGCCCCGCCCCCGGCGCCGCCAAAGGGCGGCCTTGCGTGACCTTCCAGCGCCAGTCCGACCGCAGGTGAGACGCGCTTCTGAGACGTCTCCTCCGCAAGCCCTCTCGCCCCCCGTGTCTCGACGCTCCCCGAGCGCCCGCCGGCGCCTCGCGTCGACACGCCCTCGCTGGCGCCCCCTGGAACCAGACCCCCCTTTGCCATTAGCCTGCCGCCCGGATGGCGAGGCTCCCCGCGCGACTGCACCAGGCGATGGCCGGCGCCCTCACGCTCGCGCTGACCACGCCCCTCGCGTTCGCCCAGCCCTCGTCCCCCAGGACCACAGCGCCATCGCCTCCTCCGAAAAGCCCCCCCGCACGGCCTGCGGACGCCTCCGCACGGCCTGCGGACGCCTCGCCAGCGTCAGACACCTCGCCAGCGCCAGGCGATGCCCCTGAGGGAGCCCCCAGCGAGGCCCACTCGAAGGGTCGACAGCCAGCGGCGCCCGAGCCCTTCGAGGTCGTCGTCACGGGCACCCGGACGCCGGAGAGCAGCCAGCGCGCCACGGTCTACACGCAGGTCATCACCCGCACGGAAGCGGAGCGACGCGGCGCCACCAACGTGGGGGAGGCCCTCTCCCAGCAGCTCGGGGTCCAGGTGAACCCGAGCGCGTACGGCAGCCTCGGGAGTCCCAGCGCGATCCAGATCCAGGGGTTCGATCGCGATCGCGTGCTCGTCCTCGAAGATGGCGAGCGCGTCATCGGGGATACCGGGGGCGCAATCGACCTCTCCCAGCTTCCCCTCACCGACGTGTCGCGCATCGAGCTGGTCACGGGGCCGACCAGCTCGCTCTACGGGACGGCCGCGATCGGGGGGGTCATCAACGTCATCAGCGGGCCGCCGGCGCAGTTCGGGCCGAGCGGGCGCGTGAGGCTCGAAGGGCGCAACCGCTGGGGGCTGCTCGCGCAGGGGACGGGGGCGTACCGGAGGGACGACCATTGGGTCAGCGCGGATGCGTCGGTGCAGCGGGAGGATGGGCTCGCGCTCGATCCGAACAAGCCGGACATGTGGCTGCCGAACCGCATGCAGACGCTGATGGGCTTGCGGGCTGGCGCGCCGCTCGGGTCGCGGTCGCAGCTCCGGATGCGGCTGCGGTGGCTGCGGGATGGGCAGGACACGCTGGAGTCGCAGATCGTGCCGGGTCTGTCGCCGTTCCTGATCGACGTGTTCGAGACGACGCAGCGGGTGGTGGTGAACGCTTCGGAGCTGATCGATCTGGGGGGCGGGTCGAACTTGCGGCTGGCGGTGAACCGGCAGTGGGCGGGGCGCACGCGCAACCGGGATCGGCGGGACTCGCCGGTGGACGAGCTGCGGGAGCTCAGCGGGACGATGCAGAGCTTCGAGGCGACGGCGACGATCGCGGAGGGGCCGCGGACCTGGGTGGTGGGCGTGCGCGGGGAGGTGGAGCAGCTCGAGCAGGAGATCACGCGGGCGGAGGCGACGCCGGATGGGGTGACGACGCGGAAGCTCGAAGAGGTGCCGCCGACGAAGCTGGGGAACGGGGCGGCATACGCGCAGCTCGGGTGGAAGATCGGGGACACGCTGACGATCCTGCCAGGGGTGCGCGGGGAGGCGCACCTGCGCTACGGCGGGGTGGTGGCGCCGCGGCTGGCGATCGCGTACCGGCCGACGTCACGGCTGGGGCTGCGGCTGTCGGGGGGGCGTGGGTTCCGGGCGCCGAGCGGGAAGGAGATCGGGTTCTCGTTCGACCACTCGTACCTGGGGTATCGGGTGATGGGGAATCCGGACCTGTTGCCGGAAGCGTCGTGGGGGGTGAACGGGGACGCGACAGTGGACGTGACGCGGGAGATCCAGATGCGGGTCGGGGGGTTCGCGAACTGGGTGGACAACCTGATCGACATCGATGTGCAGGTGCCGCTGTCGTCGTCGGGTGGGGTGGATACGTACGCGTACCGGAACATCTCGAAGGCGCGGACGGCAGGGCTGGACGTGCGGGCGACGGCGAAGGTGGGGACGCTCAACGCGGAGGTGGGGTACGCCTACCTGTGGACGCGGGACGATACGCACGAGCGTCCGCTGGAGTCGCGGCCGCCACACACGGTGATGGCGGCGCTGCGGGCCGAGCTGCCGTGGAAGCTGGAGGTGGTGCTGCGCTACCGGATGGTGTCGGATGCGTTCCTGGATCAGGGGCTGCGGACGGTGCCGTTCCAGACGCTGGATGCGCGGCTGGCGCGGCCGCTGTGGTCGGGGGCGCAGGCGTATGTGGGGACGAGGAACGCTCTGGGGGCGCAGCGGGATGTGCTGCGGATCGGGGATCAGCGGCCGATGGAGGGGCGGATCGTGTACGGGGGGCTGATTGCGGAGCTGCCATGGGAGAGCGAGGGGCCGTGAGCAGGCTTCGTTGACCATGCCCCGGCCGAAGGTGCCCCCGACTGCGCTCGGGAGCGCTCTGGAGGCGCTCTACACCACGTTCAACCGCCACGACGGCACCCACCTCGAAGGGTGCCCCCACTGCGTGTCGTTCCAGGACAGCGCGGCGCTGCGGCGCGCGCCGGTCGTGGCCTGAAGCCGAGCAACGCGCGGTGGAGAATTACCTCCAGGCGCTGTGGCGCGCCCGGCTGGCGGAGGGCCCGCCTCCCCTCCCGGCGAGGCGTTGCTCGACACGATGCTGACCCTCGATCTCGACATCGCCCCTTACGATCCGCGAACGATGCTGGAGGCGTGGCGGTCGGAGGGTTCCCGGACGTCGGTGCAGGCGCTTGCGCGCTTCGTGCTCGATCACGGGGTCGCGCTGTTCTGGCCGAGTCCATCCTCGGGGCGGCCGACACTGTGGTGCGCGAGGCCGGCGCTCGCCGAGGCGGTGTGTGCGTGGCTGCTCGATCCGCAGACGCGCGCGTTGCTGGAAGCGAGCTTCGTGGCGCACGGCGACGCCGAGGTCGCGCGAGCCTTCGACCGGCTCGACGCCGCCGCAAAGGGGCCGTGAGTTCGGGCGACGGCCCGTTCACAGGTCTCAGTGGTAGTGAAGGATGGTGCCCCCGTCGCCGACGGCCCAGACGTCATTGGCGGAGCTGCCCCAGATCGCGCGGAGATGGGCAATCGTCGGCGAGGACATCGCGGACCAGCTCACGCCGTCGAAATGGAAGATCCTGCCATTGTTGCCGACCGCGAAGACGTTCGACGCCGAGCTGCCCCAGATGGCGACGACCGCGGCCCCCTGGGTGTCATGGGCCTCCGCCCATACGCTTCCGTTGAAATGGCGGATGGTGCCCGCGCCGGCGGCCCAGACGTTGGTCGCCGAGGCGCCCCAGATCGTCCAGAGGTGCGCGCTCGTCCCGGAGGGGACCGTGGACCAGGACTGGCCGTCGTGATGGAGCATGAAGCCACTGAGACCCACGGCCCAGACGTCGTTGGCCGCGCTCCCCCAGATGCTCTGGAGCGAGTTCGGATAGGTGGTGACCGTCGACCAGGTGCTGCCGTTGAAATGCGACATCCTGCCATTGACGTCCCAGCCGCCCACGACCCACACGTTGCTCGCCGAGGTTCCCCAGAGGCCGAACAGGGCGACGGGCGGTGAGGTCGAGAGGCTCCACGTGGTGCCGTCGAAGTGGGTGAGCGTGCTCGAATAACCGCCTGCCCAGACGTCACTCGCCGAGCTGCCCCAGATCGTGTTGATGTGGCGACCTTGATTGGTCGGGACGCTGGAGGGGACGACCGCCCAGATCGCGCCGTCGTAGCGAAGGATCTTCCCGTCGAAGCCGGCTGCCCAGACGTTCTGCGCGGAGGTGCCCCAGAGGGCGGTCAGCGGGTTGTTGCCGAACAGCACGGGCGGCGTCACCACCGTCCAGCTGGCGCTCGAACCACCACCAGCGCCGCCATCGCCACCAGCACCACCCGCGCCAGCATCGCCGCCCGCGCCGCCCGTGCCCCCGGCACCGCCTGCGCCGCCTGTGCCCCCGGCACCGCCTGCGCCACCTGCGCCTCCTTCACCGCCCGTGCCCCCAGCACCACCCGCAGCGCTCACGCCGCCAGCACCGCCAGCACCGCCATCGCCGCCTGCACCGCTCCCACCTCCGCCGCTCGACGAGGAGGAGCTGGTCGTGGTGCTGGATTGCGAAGCTGCGTCGTCATTGCAGCCCCAAAGGAGGGCGCTGCAGGCCAGTACGGTGAAGCGAAGTCGACGTGACATACCATTCCCCTTCGTCTTGTTAAGGATGCGCATGCAAGGTCATTCGCAAGGCACTGTCAAGGATGGCGGGACAAGGCCCTGTCGCGGGAGGAGGCACCGTCAAGGATGGTGGGATTAGGGCCGTGCCTCCAATCCGGTGGAGGATCGAATTCGCATTCAATGGCTTCGCGTCGTGACGGGGCTCAATGAATCTTCGGCGAAGCGGAGGCGGGTGAGGACGCCGAGGTGGTCGGAGCCGGCGAAGGGGAGGCGGTGGCAGGCGGCGACGGTCCAGGCGGTGGCGGGCTGACAGAAGACGTAGTCGATGCGGCGGAAGGGGAGGATGGCGGGCCAGGTGCCGCCGCGGGCGAGGGGGCCGTGGGTGGCCTTCCAGGTGTCGATCCAGGCGCCGTGGGTTTCGCGTTCGAGGGCACAGATGGTCTCTTCGTGGGGCGGGGCGTTGAAGTCGCCGAGGAGGATGGCGCCGGTGCTGCGGGAACGGGTGCGCTCGGCGCGGACGAAGGCGCCGAGCTCCTGGAGGGTGCGGGCGCGGGCGCGGGCGGAGAGGGAGAGGTGGGTGACGAAGACGTCGACGCGGTGGCCCTGGTGCTCGACGCGGCTGCAGAGGACGACGCGACGGTTGCCGGCTTCGAGGTGGTCGTGGGGGTCGAGGCTGAGGGCTTCGACGGCGTGCTCGTCGACGTCACGGGCGCAGAGGAGGGCGATGCCTTCGCAGGAGGCTGGGCCGAGGGGGCGGGCGTGGGCGAAGTGGGCGGTGTAGCCGCCGACGAGGGCGGCGAGTTCGTGGGCCTGGCTGGTTTCGTGGTGGCCTTCGGCGGGGGCGCGGACTTCCTGGAGGCCGATGACGTCGGGGCGGAGGTGGTCGAGGGCGCGGGCGAGGAGATTGCGGCGCTCGGGCCAGGCAGCGGCGCCGCCCCAGAGGTTCTGGGTGAGGACGAGGAGGTCGTCGGGGTGCGGGTCCGGGGGCGCGCTGAAATCGCGGGTCATCCCGGGAGCTTGGTTTGCCGGGCGGGTGGGCCGCAGAGGATGTCGACGAGGCGGAGGGCGTCGCAGGCGAGGTGGTCGAGGAAGCGCTGGCGGATGGGGCGAGAGCGGGCGCGGGCCTGGGTGACTTCGTCGCAGCGGGTGCGGTCGCGCTCGAAGAGGGCGGCGACTTCGCGGATGAAGGCGGGGTCGCGGATGAAGACGTTGACCTCGTTGGCGAGGCGCATGCTGGTGGGGTTGGCGTTGAGGGTCCCGATGGTGCAGAGGTCGTCGTCGAAGAGGGCGTACTTGGCGTGGAGGGTGCCGCTTGCGTACTCGAAGATGCGGAGGCCGTGGTTGAGCCAGTAGGCGTAGTCGGCCCAGGCGGCGCGGCGGATGATGGGGAGGTCGGTGGTGCCGGTGGAGATCACCTGGACGTCGACGCCGCGAGCGGCAGCGTCGAAGAGGGCGTGGCGCATGTCGGCAGGCGGGTAGAAGTAGGCGTTGCACATCCAGACGCGGTGGCGGGCGCGGTGGATGGCGTCGAGGTAGCGCTCGTAGACGAGATCGTCCTGGCCCGGAGCGTCGGCGAGGAGTTCCAGGTCGCGGTACTTTCCGCCGCAGGAGTAGTCCTGGGGTTCTTCGTTGTCGCCGTTGGCCTCGCGCCAGCGCATCTCGAACAGGTGGACGAAGTCGTTCACGCAAGGGCCTTCGAGCTGCATACAGACGTCGTGCCAGCCTTCGCCGCCGAGGTGGCGGGGGAGCCATTCGTCGCCCCAGGCGGCACCGCCAGTATAAGCGTGGTCGTCGGCGACGATGACGCGGCTGTGGTCTCGAGGAAACAAGGTGCCGCGGCCGAGGAGGAGGGGGGTGGGGCGGTAGGCGCGGGCGTCGATGCCGCGGTGGCGGAGTTCGTCGAAGAAGCTGGCGTCGGTCTCCTGGGAGCCGAGGGGGTCATAGAGCAAGCGGACATCGACGCCGCGCTGGGCGGCCTGGGCCATGAGGTCGGCAAAGGCGCGTCCGAGCTTGTCGTCGCGGTAGATGTAGGTCTCGACCAGCAAGCGTCGACGAGCGCGGCGGGCGTCGGCCTGGATGGCGCCGAGGGTGCACTCCATGCCAGCGAGGAGGCGGAGGCGGTGCTCGGCGGTGCGGATGGGCACCGGGAGGGGGGTGTCGTCGAGCACCTCCAGGGGGACCGGGGTGGTTCGAGGCACCTCCGGGGTCACCGAGGAGGGGTCGAGGATCATACAGGGATCTCCAGGATGAGGGCGGCAGGTCCAGGGAGCTGGGCCCGTCCAGCGACGAGCGGCGATGCTGGATGGGTGCCGCCGAAGCGCAGGTCCTCGCTGTAGGCGAGGATGCGCGGGTTTTGCCCGTTGAGGTCGATGTCGATGGGGCCGCGCAAGCTCACCAGCAAGAGCAAGGCCACGCCGCCCGGGACACGGCGCTCCAGGCGGACGGCGTCGACGCCCACGGGGTCGGCGAGGAAGCTGCCCCGGGCGCGGTGGGCGAGGGCCGGGTGGGTGGCGCGCAGGGCGAGCAGGGCCTGATACCAGGCGAGGGTGCCGGCGTGCGGGGGGTGTGCGCGCTCGTTCCAGGCGAGCTTGGAGCGCTGGAAGGTCTTGGGATCCTGGGGGTCGGGGATCTCGTCGGCGGCGAAGGAGGTGAAGCGCGCGAACTCTTTGCGGCGGCCTTCGGTGACCTTGCGGCCCAGCTCGGGTTCGTGGTCGGTGAAGTACTGGAAGGGGGTGGAGGCGTTCCACTCCTGGCCCATGAAGAGCATGGGGGTGTAAGGGCTGAGCAGGAGGAGCGCGCTCATGGCCCGGTGCACGGCAGAGGTGACGCGCGCGCCGAGGCGGTCGCCGGTGGCGCGGTTGCCGATCTGGTCGTGGTTCTGGATGCAGTGGATGAAGTGCGGGGGGGCGACGCCGTCGGCAGGGGTGCCGCGGGGGGCGTTGTGGTAGCGGGAGAGCTGGCCTTCGTAGAGCCAGCCGTGGCGGAGGGCGGCGGCGATCTCTTCGGCGGTGCCGGCGTAGTCGGTGTAGTAGCCGTCGCGATCACCAGCGAAGGCGGCGCGAAGGGTGTGGTGGAAGTCGTCGGCCCAGACGGCGT is part of the Chondromyces crocatus genome and encodes:
- a CDS encoding WD40/YVTN/BNR-like repeat-containing protein, whose translation is MSRRLRFTVLACSALLWGCNDDAASQSSTTTSSSSSSGGGGSGAGGDGGAGGAGGVSAAGGAGGTGGEGGAGGAGGAGGTGGAGGAGGTGGAGGDAGAGGAGGDGGAGGGSSASWTVVTPPVLFGNNPLTALWGTSAQNVWAAGFDGKILRYDGAIWAVVPSSVPTNQGRHINTIWGSSASDVWAGGYSSTLTHFDGTTWSLSTSPPVALFGLWGTSASNVWVVGGWDVNGRMSHFNGSTWSTVTTYPNSLQSIWGSAANDVWAVGLSGFMLHHDGQSWSTVPSGTSAHLWTIWGASATNVWAAGAGTIRHFNGSVWAEAHDTQGAAVVAIWGSSASNVFAVGNNGRIFHFDGVSWSAMSSPTIAHLRAIWGSSANDVWAVGDGGTILHYH
- a CDS encoding phospholipase D-like domain-containing protein, which produces MILDPSSVTPEVPRTTPVPLEVLDDTPLPVPIRTAEHRLRLLAGMECTLGAIQADARRARRRLLVETYIYRDDKLGRAFADLMAQAAQRGVDVRLLYDPLGSQETDASFFDELRHRGIDARAYRPTPLLLGRGTLFPRDHSRVIVADDHAYTGGAAWGDEWLPRHLGGEGWHDVCMQLEGPCVNDFVHLFEMRWREANGDNEEPQDYSCGGKYRDLELLADAPGQDDLVYERYLDAIHRARHRVWMCNAYFYPPADMRHALFDAAARGVDVQVISTGTTDLPIIRRAAWADYAYWLNHGLRIFEYASGTLHAKYALFDDDLCTIGTLNANPTSMRLANEVNVFIRDPAFIREVAALFERDRTRCDEVTQARARSRPIRQRFLDHLACDALRLVDILCGPPARQTKLPG
- a CDS encoding endonuclease/exonuclease/phosphatase family protein: MTRDFSAPPDPHPDDLLVLTQNLWGGAAAWPERRNLLARALDHLRPDVIGLQEVRAPAEGHHETSQAHELAALVGGYTAHFAHARPLGPASCEGIALLCARDVDEHAVEALSLDPHDHLEAGNRRVVLCSRVEHQGHRVDVFVTHLSLSARARARTLQELGAFVRAERTRSRSTGAILLGDFNAPPHEETICALERETHGAWIDTWKATHGPLARGGTWPAILPFRRIDYVFCQPATAWTVAACHRLPFAGSDHLGVLTRLRFAEDSLSPVTTRSH
- a CDS encoding TonB-dependent receptor plug domain-containing protein, whose translation is MARLPARLHQAMAGALTLALTTPLAFAQPSSPRTTAPSPPPKSPPARPADASARPADASPASDTSPAPGDAPEGAPSEAHSKGRQPAAPEPFEVVVTGTRTPESSQRATVYTQVITRTEAERRGATNVGEALSQQLGVQVNPSAYGSLGSPSAIQIQGFDRDRVLVLEDGERVIGDTGGAIDLSQLPLTDVSRIELVTGPTSSLYGTAAIGGVINVISGPPAQFGPSGRVRLEGRNRWGLLAQGTGAYRRDDHWVSADASVQREDGLALDPNKPDMWLPNRMQTLMGLRAGAPLGSRSQLRMRLRWLRDGQDTLESQIVPGLSPFLIDVFETTQRVVVNASELIDLGGGSNLRLAVNRQWAGRTRNRDRRDSPVDELRELSGTMQSFEATATIAEGPRTWVVGVRGEVEQLEQEITRAEATPDGVTTRKLEEVPPTKLGNGAAYAQLGWKIGDTLTILPGVRGEAHLRYGGVVAPRLAIAYRPTSRLGLRLSGGRGFRAPSGKEIGFSFDHSYLGYRVMGNPDLLPEASWGVNGDATVDVTREIQMRVGGFANWVDNLIDIDVQVPLSSSGGVDTYAYRNISKARTAGLDVRATAKVGTLNAEVGYAYLWTRDDTHERPLESRPPHTVMAALRAELPWKLEVVLRYRMVSDAFLDQGLRTVPFQTLDARLARPLWSGAQAYVGTRNALGAQRDVLRIGDQRPMEGRIVYGGLIAELPWESEGP